A single Cyclopterus lumpus isolate fCycLum1 chromosome 3, fCycLum1.pri, whole genome shotgun sequence DNA region contains:
- the LOC117727065 gene encoding very long-chain acyl-CoA synthetase-like produces MTVCLISVALATVLLVPIALRALAPYLWMDVLYFGDLLRILVKFVSRRRKRPLFFVLDRFLEQTAAHPHKTFVAFEDESYSYTYTDKRSDKTANALRAQPGYRAGDTVALFMGNEPAFMFTWLALAKLGSPVALLNHNIRTKSLLHCFNCCKATVLIAGPELKEAVEDVLPSLKQQGVTVLLMTKHCDTPGIESFSDKVDEASDTSPPRSLRSHITFKSPAVYIYTSGTTGLPKAAVVNQNRLLTALAVLSSNGVTSSDVIYLNLPLYHTAGFIIGFIGAIETGSTIILKRKFSASQFWDDCRKHSVTVVQYIGEVMRYLCSTPKKENDKDHKVRLAIGNGVRAEIWREFLNRFGNIQVREFYASTEGNVGFINYAGKIGAIGRVNFFHQKLFPFTLIKYDTERDEPIRDAHGLCVESPKGVTGLLVSKITDIAPFVGYAQNEEQTERKRLRNVLKKGDLYFNSGDLMRIDKDNFIYFQDRVGDTFRWKGENVATNEVSDILTLSDCLREANVYGVQVPGHEGRIGMAAVTVNEGAQFDGSTIYNHVVNYLPSYARPRFIRIQNAVEVTGTFKQMKVKLVEESFDPGRIQDPIYILDDKEKSYMALTAQVYSSIVSGIFRL; encoded by the exons ATGACGGTCTGCTTGATTTCAGTCGCGTTGGCAACCGTTCTCCTCGTACCGATCGCACTCCGGGCTTTGGCCCCGTATCTGTGGATGGATGTGCTGTATTTCGGGGATCTGCTGCGGATTTTAGTGAAGTTTGTGTCGAGGCGAAGGAAGAGACCTCTCTTCTTTGTTTTGGACCGCTTCTTGGAGCAGACCGCCGCGCATCCACACAAGACCTTCGTGGCGTTTGAAGATGAGAGCTACTCGTACACGTACACGGACAAGAGGAGCGACAAGACGGCCAACGCGCTGCGGGCTCAGCCCGGGTATCGGGCCGGCGACACCGTGGCGCTTTTCATGGGGAATGAGCCCGCATTCATGTTCACGTGGCTGGCCCTGGCTAAATTAGGCTCCCCCGTGGCTCTTCTCAATCACAACATCCGCACCAAGTCTCTGCTGCACTGCTTTAACTGCTGCAAGGCGACGGTGTTGATCGCGGGCCCAG AGCTCAAGGAAGCGGTGGAGGACGTGCTGCCGTCACTGAAGCAGCAGGGCGTCACCGTCCTCCTGATGACCAAACACTGTGACACACCTGGGATCGAGAGCTTCTCTGATAAAGTGGACGAGGCGTCAGACACTTCGCCCCCTCGCTCCCTCAGATCACACATCACGTTCAAAAGTCCTGCCGTTTACATTTACACCTCTGGAACTACAG GTCTCCCGAAGGCGGCTGTGGTCAATCAGAACCGCCTCTTAACCGCTCTGGCTGTTTTGTCTTCAAACGGAGTCACGTCCAGTGATGTCATCTACCTTAACCTGCCTCTGTACCACACAGCTGGATTCATCATAGGCTTTATCGGCGCCATTGAGACGG GGTCAACTATCATTCTGAAGAGGAAGTTCTCTGCCTCACAGTTTTGGGACGACTGCAGGAAACACAGTGTGACTGTTGTGCAGTATATCGGAGAGGTGATGCGTTACCTCTGTAGTACACCAAAG aaagaaaatgacaaggACCATAAAGTAAGACTGGCCATTGGCAACGGGGTCCGAGCAGAGATATGGAGGGAGTTTCTCAATCGCTTTGGGAACATTCAGGTCCGAGAGTTTTACGCCTCCACAGAGGGAAATGTGGGATTTATCAACTACGCAGGGAAAATTGGAGCTATCGGACGAGTTAACTTTTTTCATCAG AAGCTGTTTCCCTTCACTCTCATTAAGTACGACACAGAGCGAGATGAACCGATTCGAGATGCTCACGGCCTCTGTGTGGAGTCGCCCAAAG gTGTGACCGGACTGCTGGTGTCGAAGATCACCGACATCGCTCCTTTCGTCGGCTACGCCCAGAACGAGGAGCAGACGGAAAGGAAAAGACTTCGTAATGTTCTCAAGAAGGGAGATCTCTACTTCAACAGCGGAGACCTCATGAGGATCGATAAAGACAACTTCATTTACTTTCAGGATCGCGTAGGTGACACATTCAG GTGGAAAGGTGAGAATGTGGCCACGAACGAGGTGTCCGACATCCTGACGCTCAGTGATTGTCTCAGAGAGGCCAACGTCTATGGAGTCCAAGTGCCAG GGCATGAGGGCCGCATTGGGATGGCAGCTGTCACTGTGAATGAAGGTGCCCAGTTTGATGGAAGTACAATATATAACCATGTGGTTAACTACCTGCCTTCATATGCCCGACCTCGCTTCATAAGAATACAG AATGCAGTGGAGGTGACGGGGACCTTCAAGCAGATGAAAGTGAAGTTAGTGGAGGAGAGTTTCGATCCAGGACGTATCCAGGACCCTATTTACATCCTCGACGATAAAGAGAAGAGTTACATGGCGCTGACAGCTCAGGTGTACAGCTCCATCGTATCAGGAATCTTCAGACTATGA
- the gatm gene encoding glycine amidinotransferase, mitochondrial, which yields MLRVRCLRGGSRGAEAAHLIGAMLGRAVTGWAQRAFQSTSSAAAAQPRHAAEHVTEPVQQECPVCSYNEWDPLEEVIVGRAENACVPPFTVEVKANTYDKYWPFYQQYGGQSFPADHLKKAVVEIEEMCNILRHEGVTVRRPEPLNWSNEYKTPDFTSSGMYAAMPRDILMVVGNEIIEAPMAWRARFFEYRAYRPLIKEYFRNGAKWTTAPKPTMSDELYDQDYPIRTVEDRHKLAAEGKFVTTEHEPCFDAADFIRAGRDLFVQRSQVTNYMGIEWMRRHLAPDYNIHIISFKDPNPMHIDATFNIIGPGLVLSNPDRPCRQIDMFQKAGWTVVKPPTPLIPDDHPLWMSSKWLSMNVLMLGEKRVMVDANESTIQKMFESLGIKTIKVNIRHANSLGGGFHCWTTDIRRRGTLQSYFH from the exons ATGCTGCGAGTCAGGTGTCTGAGAGGAGGTAGCAGAGGGGCCGAGGCTGCCCATCTGATCGGAGCCATG CTTGGACGGGCGGTGACTGGATGGGCGCAGAGGGCCTTCCAGAGCACTTCCAGTGCAGCAGCTGCACAGCCGCGTCACGCTGCTGAACACGTTACTGAGCCCGTCCAGCAGGAGTGCCCCGTGTGTAGCTACAATGAATGGGACCCTCTTGAGGAGGTGATCGTGGGCCGCGCCGAAAACGCCTGTGTGCCTCCCTTCACCGTGGAAGTGAAA GCTAACACATATGATAAGTATTGGCCCTTCTACCAGCAGTATGGGGGCCAATCCTTTCCTGCGGACCACTTGAAAAAAGCTGTTGTTGAGATTGAGGAAATGTGCAATATTCTGCGTCACGAGGGCGTCACTGTGAGGAGGCCCGAGCCCCTCAACTGGTCCAATGAATACAAAACTCCAGACTTCACGTCATCAG GCATGTATGCTGCCATGCCCCGAGACATCCTCATGGTTGTGGGGAATGAGATCATCGAGGCTCCGATGGCCTGGAGGGCTCGCTTCTTTGAGTACAGAGCGTACAGACCTTTGATCAAGGAGTACTTCAGAAACGGCGCAAAATGGACCACCGCTCCTAAACCCACCATGTCTGATGAGCTGTATGATCAG GACTACCCCATCCGCACAGTGGAGGACAGACACAAGCTGGCTGCCGAGGGGAAGTTTGTGACCACAGAGCACGAGCCCTGCTTCGATGCTGCCGACTTCATCCGAGCCGGGAGGGACCTTTTCGTCCAGAGGAGTCAG gtTACAAATTACATGGGAATTGAGTGGATGCGCCGTCATCTGGCTCCAGACTACAATATCCACATCATCTCATTCAAGGACCCGAACCCCATGCACATCGATGCAACTTTTAACATCATCGGGCCAGGACTGGTGCTGTCAAACCCTGATCGCCCATGTCGCCAG ATCGACATGTTCCAGAAGGCTGGTTGGACTGTTGTGAAACCTCCGACACCTCTGATTCCTGATG ACCACCCACTGTGGATGTCCTCCAAATGGCTGTCCATGAACGTCCTGATGTTGGGTGAGAAGCGTGTTATGGTCGATGCCAACGAGAGCACAATTCAAAAAATGTTCGAGAGCCTCG gCATCAAGACCATAAAGGTGAATATACGCCACGCCAACTCCCTGGGTGGGGGCTTCCACTGCTGGACCACCGACATCCGCCGCCGCGGTACCCTGCAGTCCTACTTCCACTAG
- the LOC117727071 gene encoding very long-chain acyl-CoA synthetase-like, giving the protein MIAYILYTALTGLAILPLLLYFRNPYFFQDLQYTIFALKIAVRLSKFKKQTPYYCLLDRFLEQVARQPHKKFILFEESSYTYSQVDKESNKVARALSTHGHLKEGDTVALFLGNEPQFVWIWLALTKLGCISSFLNYNIRSKSLLHCFSCCEAKVLVAGADLRDAVEEVLPTLRQQGVRVFILSKDSNVEGIESLSDQIQQASDQPLSPQLRANITRKSPALYIYTSGTTGLPKAAVINNEKIWRISFLQSIAGVRSDDIIYVYLPLYHSAGFLMGVCGAIEKGITVVLKRKFSASNFWNDCRKYNVTVIQYIGETLHYLCNTPKRDNDKDHKVRLAFGNGIRADIWADFLQRFGDIHICECYGATEGNVGFVNYCGKVGAIGKEHFLHKVRVPYALIRYDTEKEEPVKDSRGFCIEVPKGETGLFVAKIGERAPFSGYAKNAQQTERKKMRDVFVKGDLYFNSGDLLRIDNEGFVFFQDRIGDTFRWKGENVATTEVADNLLMVDCVEEANVYGVKVPGHEGRIGMAALKIKENMDFDGKAVYQHVKSYLPSYAQPRFIRIQDVMVLTGTFKPMKVKLAEEGFDPGVISDPLFYLEENKSYVPMTQEIFSSIGEGKIRL; this is encoded by the exons ATGATAGCATATATTCTTTATACCGCTCTAACTGGTTTGGCAATTTTGCCTTTACTGCTTTACTTCAGAAACCCGTATTTCTTTCAAGATTTACAGTACACGATCTTTGCATTGAAAATTGCTGTACGTTTGAGTAAATTCAAGAAGCAGACACCCTATTACTGCCTGTTGGATCGTTTTCTGGAGCAAGTGGCGAGGCAGCCGCATAAGAAGTTCATACTTTTCGAGGAAAGCTCGTACACTTACAGCCAAGTGGACAAAGAAAGCAACAAAGTGGCCAGAGCTCTGTCCACGCACGGCCACCTGAAGGAGGGAGACACGGTGGCCCTCTTCCTGGGCAACGAGCCTCAGTTTGTGTGGATCTGGCTCGCTCTGACCAAGCTGGGATGCATCTCTTCTTTTCTGAACTACAACATCAGATCCAAATCTTTGCTGCACTGCTTCTCCTGCTGTGAAGCCAAGGTTCTAGTCGCTGGTGCTG ACTTGCGCGATGCCGTCGAGGAGGTGTTGCCCACCTTGAGACAGCAGGGAGTCCGTGTGTTTATCCTCAGCAAGGACTCCAATGTGGAGGGCATTGAAAGCCTCTCGGATCAAATTCAGCAGGCCTCAGACCAGCCTCTGTCACCTCAGCTGAGGGCCAACATCACCAGGAAGAGTCCTGCGCTGTACATCTACACCTCAGGAACCACAG GGCTTCCCAAGGCCGCTGTAATCAACAATGAGAAGATATGGAGAATATCTTTCCTACAGTCTATTGCTGGCGTACGTTCAGATGATATCATCTACGTGTACCTGCCTCTTTACCACAGTGCTGGCTTCTTGATGGGAGTTTGCGGAGCGATAGAAAAAG GCATCACTGTTGTTTTAAAACGTAAATTCTCTGCCTCCAACTTCTGGAATGActgtagaaagtacaacgtgACTGTTATTCAGTACATAGGAGAGACTCTTCACTACCTCTGCAACACACCAAAG AGAGACAATGACAAAGATCATAAAGTCCGATTGGCTTTCGGGAACGGGATAAGGGCCGATATCTGGGCTGATTTCTTGCAGCGATTTGGGGACATTCATATCTGTGAATGCTACGGAGCGACAGAAGGAAATGTTGGCTTTGTCAACTACTGTGGCAAAGTTGGAGCTATTGGCAAAGAGCATTTTCTCCACAAAGTAAGAGTTCCC TATGCCCTCATAAGGTACgacacagagaaagaggagcCGGTCAAAGACTCCAGAGGATTTTGTATTGAAGTCCCCAAAG GAGAGACCGGTTTGTTTGTGGCAAAAATAGGAGAGAGAGCACCTTTCAGCGGCTACGCCAAGAACGCTCAGCAGactgagaggaagaagatgagagACGTGTTTGTGAAGGGGGACCTCTACTTTAACAGTGGCGACCTTCTTAGGATAGACAACGAGGGATTTGTCTTCTTTCAAGACCGCATTGGAGACACTTTCAG GTGGAAGGGAGAAAATGTGGCAACCACAGAGGTGGCAGATAATTTGCTCATGGTGGACTGTGTTGAGGAGGCTAATGTCTACGGTGTAAAGGTTCCAG GTCACGAGGGAAGAATAGGAATGGCAGCACTGAAGATCAAAGAAAACATGGACTTTGACGGCAAAGCTGTGTATCAACACGTCAAGAGCTACCTCCCCAGCTACGCACAGCCACGCTTCATTCGCATACAG GACGTAATGGTGCTAACTGGGACGTTTAAGCCAATGAAGGTGAAGCTGGCCGAGGAGGGCTTCGACCCCGGCGTCATCAGCGACCCTCTGTTCTACCTGGAGGAGAACAAGAGCTACGTACCCATGACTCAGGAGATATTCAGCTCCATCGGAGAGGGAAAAATCAGGCTCTGA